One genomic segment of Devosia sp. includes these proteins:
- a CDS encoding NAD(P)/FAD-dependent oxidoreductase — protein MSQIIKSSSSQSTKIAILGGGIGGLSLALALHARGFRPTVFEQRPQARSIADGLFLTLAPNGVNALRALGLSDIVAAEGIVMAGLAIHNERGRRLIAVDYSTHATRFGAPSVTMRRGALQAILLDAANRAGLDLRQDMAIDRVAETGSGVTLHDAAGRGEAFDLLVAADGIWSRARRDIFPALPSPSYTGLVGTGGFVDMPDAPDTGGVMNMCFGHRAFFGFMKAAGGPLYWFGSHAASEAEARTQATPEAAAAHLRTLYSRDPLGIPDIVGRVTSLPSQYPIYDMPELSRWHTDRVCLLGDAAHAVAPHSGQGASMAMEDALVLAAAIESEEQPRAAFARFQALRQQRAGKAIKLGRFSGEQKRAQGWLALRFRDLVLPIVMPMGVRAQESLFAYRADRDPLAPPV, from the coding sequence GTGTCGCAGATCATCAAATCATCATCAAGCCAATCCACGAAAATTGCCATTCTTGGCGGTGGTATCGGCGGCCTGAGCCTCGCGCTTGCCCTTCATGCCAGGGGTTTCCGGCCGACCGTGTTCGAGCAACGGCCCCAGGCCCGCAGCATTGCCGACGGGCTGTTTCTCACGCTGGCGCCGAATGGCGTCAACGCCCTCCGCGCACTCGGACTGTCCGACATTGTGGCGGCCGAGGGCATTGTCATGGCCGGCCTCGCCATCCACAACGAGCGGGGCCGACGCCTGATCGCTGTGGACTATTCCACGCACGCCACCCGCTTTGGCGCCCCATCGGTGACCATGCGGCGCGGCGCCTTGCAGGCGATCCTTCTCGATGCAGCCAATCGCGCGGGGCTTGACCTGCGGCAGGACATGGCCATCGACAGGGTTGCCGAAACCGGAAGCGGCGTTACCCTTCACGACGCTGCTGGCCGCGGTGAAGCCTTTGACCTGCTCGTTGCCGCCGACGGCATCTGGTCGCGCGCCCGCAGGGATATTTTCCCCGCCTTGCCGTCGCCGTCCTATACGGGCCTAGTCGGCACGGGTGGCTTCGTGGACATGCCCGATGCCCCCGATACCGGCGGCGTCATGAATATGTGTTTCGGGCACCGGGCCTTTTTCGGCTTCATGAAGGCGGCAGGCGGGCCGCTCTATTGGTTCGGCTCGCACGCCGCCAGCGAAGCCGAAGCCCGCACCCAGGCGACACCGGAGGCCGCAGCGGCACACCTGCGCACGCTCTACAGCCGCGATCCGCTCGGCATTCCGGACATAGTCGGCAGGGTCACCAGCCTTCCCAGCCAATACCCGATCTACGACATGCCTGAACTGTCCAGGTGGCACACCGACCGGGTGTGCCTATTGGGCGATGCAGCCCATGCGGTGGCACCCCATTCCGGGCAGGGCGCCTCGATGGCGATGGAAGATGCATTGGTTCTGGCAGCGGCTATCGAAAGCGAAGAACAGCCCCGGGCCGCCTTTGCGCGGTTTCAGGCGCTGCGGCAGCAGCGGGCCGGCAAGGCGATCAAGCTGGGCCGGTTCTCCGGCGAACAGAAGCGAGCGCAGGGCTGGCTCGCCCTGCGCTTCAGGGACCTGGTCCTCCCCATCGTCATGCCGATGGGCGTGCGAGCCCAGGAAAGCCTGTTCGCCTATCGTGCCGACCGCGATCCGCTGGCGCCGCCGGTCTGA
- a CDS encoding DHA2 family efflux MFS transporter permease subunit: MSATASEASPDQRRWLSLAILLIANFMNLIDVTIVNVALPSMRDSLGATDNQIEWVVAAYVLAFALGLLPFGRLGDIVGRTRMFLLGVSAFTVASALCGMSSSIEMLIGARVLQGLAGAMMTPQVLAIATVTFPPHERGQAFSLFGLSAGLASVCGPILGGLLIDANLFGLDWQPIFLVNVPIGIAAVIAGWFLIPNLPGHPELKNDFVGIGLFGLGIVAVVFPIVEGRAYGWPLWAFGMIGAGLALLIAFFAWQGRRARAGEPQLLNYDLLRSREFMFGAFVVTVFASGIPGMFMVISLLLQSGFGFSPLQSGLTNTPFSVGVLIASFIAGRFGARYLRGRLAAAGGLLTFGIGWLHFIIAGVGQSIDGMSFLLPLLIAGIGLGLGFSSLFQLVLRSVPPRDAGAGSGALQAFQQVGGALGVALIGEIFFTHLSGAFATGATPQSAFAESAALALWYQVISFGLVLVLAFFFKGPGKQQPAHPPVPVPAEA, from the coding sequence ATGTCCGCAACCGCTTCCGAAGCGTCTCCAGATCAGCGCCGCTGGCTGTCGCTGGCCATCCTGCTGATCGCCAATTTCATGAACCTGATCGATGTGACCATCGTCAATGTGGCGCTGCCTTCCATGCGGGATAGCCTGGGTGCGACCGACAATCAGATCGAATGGGTTGTCGCGGCCTATGTCCTGGCGTTTGCCCTGGGGCTCCTGCCCTTCGGCCGGCTGGGCGACATTGTCGGACGCACGCGCATGTTCCTGCTCGGGGTCAGCGCCTTTACCGTGGCCTCGGCCCTGTGTGGCATGTCGTCGTCCATCGAAATGCTGATCGGCGCGCGCGTGCTGCAGGGGCTCGCAGGTGCGATGATGACGCCACAGGTGCTGGCCATCGCAACGGTGACCTTTCCGCCGCACGAGCGCGGACAGGCCTTTTCGCTGTTCGGCCTGTCCGCCGGCCTGGCGTCGGTCTGCGGCCCCATTCTGGGTGGCCTGCTCATCGACGCCAATCTGTTCGGGCTGGATTGGCAGCCGATCTTCCTCGTCAATGTGCCGATTGGCATCGCGGCGGTGATCGCGGGCTGGTTCCTCATTCCCAATCTGCCCGGCCATCCCGAACTGAAGAACGACTTTGTGGGCATCGGCCTGTTCGGCCTCGGCATCGTGGCCGTGGTGTTTCCGATCGTCGAGGGCCGTGCCTATGGCTGGCCGCTCTGGGCCTTCGGCATGATCGGCGCCGGGCTCGCGCTGCTGATCGCGTTCTTCGCCTGGCAGGGCCGGCGGGCCCGTGCCGGTGAGCCGCAATTGCTGAACTATGACCTCCTGCGCAGCCGGGAGTTCATGTTCGGAGCCTTTGTGGTCACCGTGTTTGCCTCCGGCATTCCGGGCATGTTCATGGTCATTTCGCTGCTGCTGCAATCGGGCTTCGGATTCAGCCCGTTGCAGTCGGGTCTGACCAATACGCCGTTCTCCGTCGGGGTCCTCATTGCCTCCTTCATCGCCGGCCGGTTCGGCGCGCGTTACCTGCGCGGGCGCCTTGCGGCCGCTGGCGGGCTGCTGACTTTTGGCATTGGCTGGCTGCACTTCATTATTGCCGGGGTTGGGCAGAGCATTGACGGCATGTCTTTCCTGTTGCCCCTGCTGATTGCCGGCATCGGGCTGGGTCTCGGCTTTTCCTCGCTCTTCCAACTGGTGCTGCGCAGCGTGCCGCCGCGTGACGCCGGGGCGGGGTCGGGTGCCTTGCAGGCATTCCAGCAGGTCGGCGGGGCGCTGGGCGTGGCGCTGATCGGTGAAATCTTCTTCACCCATCTGAGCGGTGCCTTTGCCACCGGCGCCACCCCGCAATCCGCATTCGCGGAGTCTGCGGCGCTGGCCCTCTGGTATCAGGTCATTTCCTTCGGACTGGTGCTGGTCCTGGCCTTCTTCTTCAAGGGCCCTGGAAAACAGCAACCGGCCCATCCGCCCGTTCCGGTCCCCGCCGAAGCCTGA